A window of Candidatus Afararchaeum irisae genomic DNA:
GAGAAGATCCTCGAAGCCACGGGTCTGTCGGTCGACGCGCCGAGCAACATAAGGTCGTACTCCCTGCATGCCTTCGATATGAACTCCTCTCGTGAGATGTTAGACGCGTTCGTGACACGTGTCTCGAACCTTCCGGAGAAGCCGTCGACGAGGTCGAAGAGACCTTTCTCGGCAGTCCTTCTCCCGCTCTCGTTCGATATGATCTTCGAGACACTTATCGCGCCCTTTCCGACGAGACGTGACGCGAAATCGACCATGAGACGTGAGATCTCATCGTCCCCCTTGACGGGAACGAGTATGTCGTGCCACGGACCCGAGTCGCTTTTCTCCTCGGACGGCGACGGACGGAAGACGACTACGTCCCTGTCACCTCCAAAGAGACGCGTGATATAGTCGGAGAGGCTTGAGTCGCCTTCCCACGGCACCGCTATGAGGTCACACGAGTACCTCTCGGCGGCGTCTAAGACTGCGCGCGCGTCGTCGAGCTCTGCTTCGAGTATAGAGACCTTGACGTTGACGTCGTACCCCTCTCTGATCTCGTTTGCGAGATCCTCTAACTTCCTCGCGTTCTCTATGACATTTTCGTCCTCGGTGACGTTGAGGAGGACTACCCGTCCCGCCTCGTGTGCCCCCGCTATCTGTGCGGCGAAGTCGGTTATACCCGTGTCCTCTCTGTGGCGTATAGGCACGAGGACACGGTCGTCACTCCAAGTGTGTTCGTAGAGGTACTCCGACCTCACGTCGTAGAAACGCGTCTTCCAGACGTAGAATACGCTTCCGACAACCAACGTAGCACCGAAGACTGAGATGACATACAGGTAAGAGTCGGTCTTCAGAATAACCGCAAGGAGTGTCGCTGAGAAAGCACTCGGATGTTCGAATCCCCCGAACCAGGTTACTACACCCGTGACGAAGAGAGCAATTCCTGCCGCGACACCGCCGTAGCCGAAGATGGTGAAAGAAGCCCAGCCTATGAAAGCACCCAGCGTAAGTCCTCCTATCAGGCTCCTCGTGTTCGAGTAGTCGCCGTCAGGTTCGGAGAAGAGTGTGTATGTCGCTGACGCGAGCGGTGGAAAGAGGAAGTAACTGATCTGACTCATCACCCCTATCTCTATTATGAGGACGAGAAGTGCGGGCACGAAGACGAGGACGGAGATATGAACGAGGTTCGAGGTGTTAGAGAGCCATCTTCTCCATCCGACCCTCGACCCTTGGAGAAGAGGGGCGAGATACGACTGAGGCTTCATGCTAATGTTTTACATACATTACCAATCCCCCTTAACTTCAAGCTTTCTTATCTCAAGGATCGAATGTGAGGATATTATCTTTCCTCGCCTGAGACTGCACCTCTCTTTAACTCGCGCGTCTTCTCTTCGACAGCCTCGGCGTACTCCTCGTTCTCCGCAGCAGTCTCGACAAAGACGCTCCCTGCGACAACTCCGTCGGCACCTCCCTCGATTATCGACCGAGCGTGTTCCTCCTTCGAGACGCCGAATCCGACAGCCTTTGGGACGTCGTAGCCTTCGAGTCTTTCGAGGACGTCGTATGTCGTCCCCGAGACGTCTTCGCGCGCCCCCGTCGTGCCGAGACGTGCCTGTACGTAGACGAAGCCCGAGACACGTTCCATGATACCTTCTATTCTCTCGTCGTCTGTCGTCGGAGCGATTATGAAGATAAGGTCAACATCGTTCTTTCGGCACGCCTCGTAGAGCTCGTCCGACTCCTCGACCGGCAGATCGGGGACGATTATACCTTCTATTCCGACTTCGGCACAGTCCTCGACGAACTCCTCGACCCCTCTGTGGAATATGATGTTGTAGTAGGTCATTACGACGAGTGGAACCTCGACCTCCGCCTCGCTGACCTTCTCGAAGAAGACATCGGGTGTCATTCCGTTTTCGAGTGCGCGCGCTATCGCCTCCTGTATAGTCGGACCGTCTGCGACGGGCTCGCTGAAAGGGAGTCCGACCTCTATCACGTCCGCGCCTCCGTCTTCGAGTGCCTCTATTATCTCGGGAACCGACTCGACCGAAGGGTCGCCCGCAGTAAAGTAGGGTATCAGAGCGGGCTCGTCGGGGAACTCGATCATACCTCCACCCCCGACTTCTCCATGACTGTGTCGAGATCCTTGTCCCCTCTCCCCGAGAGGTTGACGACGACGAAGTCCCCGAGGTCTTCCTTTTCGAGTAGAGCGACCGCGTGGCTCGATTCGAGAGCGGGGATTATCCCCTCAGTCTCACTCACGAGATGGAATGCTTCGAGTGCCTCGTCGTCGTCGGCTGTCCTCGGCTCGACCCTGCCCGAGTCAACGAGGTAGGCGAGTTCGGGTCCGACGCCCGAGTAGTCGAGACCCGCGCTCAGAGAGTGGCTTTCGAGTATCTGTCCGTCTTCGTCTTCGAGAATCTTAGTACGCGCGCCGTGGAGGACGCCCTCCTCACCTATGTTGAGCGAAGCCGAGTTGGGTGCCCTCTCCTCGTTGACTTCGAGTGAAGAACCCCCCGCCTCTACGGCGTAGAGGTCGACCTCCTCGTCGTCTATGAAGTCGTAGAAAGCCCCCATCGTGTTCGACCCGCCACCCGCACAAGCGACGACCGAGTCGGGGAGACGACCCTCCTTCTCTACCGACTGTTGACGTATCTCTCTGCCTATCACGCTCTGGAAGTCACGTACCATCGCGGGGAAGGGATGGGGACCCACTATCGATCCTATGACGTAATGTGTGTCCTCGACGTTCGTAGCCCAGTCACGCAGCGTCTCGTTTATGGCGTCCTTGAGAGTACCCGTCCCTGTCTCGACGGGGTTGACCTCCGCCCCCATCAGACGCATACGGAAGACGTTGGGCTTCTGTCTCTCTATGTCCTTCGCTCCCATGTATATCTCACAGTCGATTCCGAGTGCCGCCGCAGCCATCGCTGTCGCAGTCCCGTGCTGTCCCGCCCCTGTCTCGGCGATTATCCTGTCCTTCCCCATCCTCTTCGCTAAGAGTGCCTGACCAAGAGCGTTGTTGAGCTTGTGCGCGCCTCCGTGGAGTAGATCCTCGCGCTTGAGGTAGACCTTCGAACCCACGCGTTCGCTGAGCTCGGGAGCGTGGTAGAGGGGCGTCGGACGTCCCCCGTAGTCTCTGAGCTTCGCGTTGAGGTCGTCGAGAAAGTCGTCGTCACTCAGATACTCGTCGTAAGCCTCCTCAAGCTCCTCTATCGCGGGCATCAGAACCTCGGGAACGTACTGACCTCCGTAATCCCCGAACTTGCCCTCTGAGTTAGCAGTCATGTTCTTTCTTGTTCATCTATGTACTCATCTGTACATTAAGCTTGTGTTTCGCGCGCCCCCACGAGCCTCCGTGTCGTCGCGCTCACGTCGTCGTCCTGCATTATAGCCGTTCCGACGAGGAGAGCGTCAGCACCTGCCTCGACCATCCTCTCGACGTCTTCGCGCGTCTCTATTCCGCTCTCGGCGATACCTATTCTGTCGTCAGGCACCTCGGGTAGAAGATCCTCCGAGACTGAGAGGTCGACCTCCAACTGCTTGAGGTCACGGCTGTTGACCCCTATCAGACCTGCGTCTGTATCGAGCGCGCGTTCGAGCTCTTCGTGTGTGTGTACCTCGACTAAGGGCTGTAGACCCAGACTTAGAGCCTCGTCGACGAGTTCGCCGAGTTCGTCGTCGAGGAACGCGGCTATCAGGAGTACCATGTCGGTCTCGACCTCGTATAGCTGAGAAGAGTCGAGTATGAAGTCTTTCCGGAGTACGGGCACCTCGACGGCGTCCCTCACGCGTCTCAGATTTTCGAGACTCCCCCCGAAATGTTCGGGCTCCGTGAGTACTGAGAGAGCCGAAGCACCGCCCTCGACCATCTCCCTCGCCGCCTCGACGGGGTCTGTCTCTTTCACTCCCTGAGTCGTCGGGGAAGTCGGCTTGACCTCCGCTATCAGTGGTGTTCTGTTGTCGTCGTTCGCGTCTTCGACTGCGTCCTCGAAGCTTCTCGGTTCGACCTCATCTATCCTTCTCTCGGCTTCTTTCGCTCGTTTTCTCGCGTCTTCGAGTATATCCCTCACGTCGGGATGTATCTCGCCGTCTTCGTCGTTCACAGTCATCTTCTTGTCCTAACTACTACACGCGGCTACTACTACCTACCGGCAGAACGCAAGTAATTAAGACTCCGCCTCTCTACCACCGCCATGAGACTAAGCTGTCTCGGGGGTGCCCGCGAGGTCGGCAGGAGTGCGTTCCTTATCGACGACCTCCTCGTTGACTACGGAATGAAGACGGGCAACCCTCCCGAGTTCCCTCTTTCACGTGCCGACCCCGAAGAGGTCGTTATATCACACGGACATCTCGACCACGTCGGCGCGCTCCCGACCCTGATGCACGACTACCCATCCGTCCACCAGACACCTCCGACACGTAACCTCTCGGAGCTACTCGCCAACGACACTCTCAAGATTGCCCAGAGATCCGGGTCGTACAGAGCACCTTTCTCACGCGAGGACGTCTCACGTCTCTCGGAGGTCTCACGTCTCCACGGTTACGGAGACCGAGAGGGGTTCGAGGCGGCGGGCTTCGACTGTGACTTCCACCACGCTGGACATATACCCGGGAGTGCCTCGGTCAGGATCGACGACGGCGAGACGAGACTCCTCTACACCGGAGACATAAACACGACACAGACACGTCTCTTAGAAGCCGCTTCGCCGCCGCCTCCTGCAGACGCCCTAATGATCGAGAGCACCTACTTTAACTACGAACACGAAGACCGCGAGAAGGTTGAGGAAGAGTTCGTGAGGTCGGTGAGGGAGACCCTCCACCAGGGCGGCGACGTACTGATACCCGTCTTCGCGATAGGACGCACTCAGGAGATTCTGATGGTGCTCGCCGAAAACGACATACCGTGTTATGTCGACGGAATGGGCTGTGACGTCACGACTATACTCCGCGAACATCCCGACTACGTCCGTGATCCCGAGGCTCTCAAGAGAGCGTGGAACCACGCGAGAAAGGTCGACCCATCGAAGAGAGACCGAGTTCTCGGAAACGGTGCAGCAGTCGTCACCACGAGCGGTATGCTCACGGGCGGACCCGCTATGTACTACATAAAAGGTCTCTTCGACAACCCCGCGAACAAGATCTGTCTTACGGGCTACCAGGTCGAGGGAACCCCCGGCAGGCGTGCACTCGATTCGAGCCGCGCTGAGATCGACGGCAAGATACTCCCGATTTCGGCACAGGTCGAGCTACACGACTTCTCCGCCCACGCCGATGGCGACGGTACGAAATCTTCCGATTTCGTTAGCCAACGAGAGCAAAGCTCTCGTGACGGTCTCAAGTCATACGTCGAGAAGGCAGTCGAGAACGGGGTCGAGGAGGTTCTGTGTGTCCACGGCGACGAAGACGACTGTGTCGCCTTCGCTGAATGGGTCCGCGAGGATATCGGGGTCGAGGCGCACGCGCCGAAGCTCGGTGAAAAGGTCGAGATAGGTAAAATACGATGACAGGAGAGGGGCATTCGTACCTTAAAGCCGTCGTACTCGTAGGAGTAGGCGGATTCGCCGGTGCGGGTCTACGTTATGCCGTCTCGGCTTCTCTCGCATCGCCTCTCGGCACTCTCGCGGTCAACGTCGTTGGGAGCTTCCTCCTCGGCGTCGTGATGTATGAGTCTATCCACATAGGCTTCGTATCGAGGGAGTCACGTTACGTCGTCTCGACGGGATTTCTGTCGTCTCTCACGACTTACAGCACCTTTGGAGTTGAGACGTTTACACAGCCTACCGTCACGTATACAGTCGCCAATTTCGGAGCCAACTACGTCCTCGGTCTCACTGCGGTGTATCTCGGACGCGAACTAATCCTGAGAACAACGAGGTGTGATCGATGAGTTCTGTCCAGACCGCCTTACTCGTCGGCATCGGCGGTGCTATGGGGGCAGCCGCACGGTACTCGGTCTCGAGAGTAGTAAGCATGAGAGAGTTCCCTCTTTCGACCTTGGTCGTTAACGCCGTCGGGAGCTTCGTACTCGCACTCGTGACCTTCTCCGACGCCGGAAGCCAGCTAACACTTCTCGTCGGCACGGGAGCGTGTGGCTCCTTCACTACTTTCTCGTCGTTCTCGTTCGAGACCTTCCGTCTCTGGGAGACGGGCGAGAAACCACGGTCGGCTCTCAACGCCGCCGCCAATCTCGTTCTGTCGCTCACGGCTGTCTGGCTCGGATCTATATTAGTATAGTTATACCGCCGACTCGGTGTCCTCGTGTATAACTACGAGACGTATGTCGTTTCCGCCGATCCTCTCGGTGAGCCGACTTTTCATCTCCTCGGCTATACCCCTGTTGCCGTCGGCGACCCTCACAACGATCTCCTCGGGATCTCTGTAGACGACACCCGAACTGTAAGACACCTCGACAGACAGAACCTCGACATCCATCTCGTCGCCTATCATTCTCACAGTCTCCTCAATCTCGGCGTTCTGTCTCTCTTTCCCAGTCGTCGCCCCGAGAACCGACGACATAATTAGAACGACGATGAGGAGAACTCCCATCCGTCTCAGTGTCGTGCTCTTCGCCTTCTCCTCCTCGAACCAGTACTTCGGACGGTAGCCCTCCGCCCAGAAGGTCGCGAGGCTTGCGAGGTTTATAGAGAGGACGTTGACGAGTACGAGTAACCCCGCGCTCACAGCCATCGGGTAGTCGAAGTAGGCTATTCCGAGTCCGACGGTCGCGGCGGGAGGAATGAGTGCGGCGGCTATCATGACCCCCACGAGTGCCGTACTCATACCCGATGTGAGTGAGAGCGCGCCCGCTATTCCCGAACCCAGCGCGACCGTGAGCGAGAGTATCCCCGGGTTGACCCTCTCGTTGACCTGTCTCAGGAGACGCAGGTCGATATGTGGAACTGCGACGAAACGCGCGAAAGCCGCGAAGACTGCCGCACTCGCTACTGCGACCACGACACCGACCAACTGGAGCTTGACGCCGTCGTAGAAGAGTTCGTCGTCCCTCACGACAGTGCCGACGCTAGAGGCTATCGGAGGTCCTATCAGGGGGGCTATAACCA
This region includes:
- a CDS encoding HPP family protein — its product is MKPQSYLAPLLQGSRVGWRRWLSNTSNLVHISVLVFVPALLVLIIEIGVMSQISYFLFPPLASATYTLFSEPDGDYSNTRSLIGGLTLGAFIGWASFTIFGYGGVAAGIALFVTGVVTWFGGFEHPSAFSATLLAVILKTDSYLYVISVFGATLVVGSVFYVWKTRFYDVRSEYLYEHTWSDDRVLVPIRHREDTGITDFAAQIAGAHEAGRVVLLNVTEDENVIENARKLEDLANEIREGYDVNVKVSILEAELDDARAVLDAAERYSCDLIAVPWEGDSSLSDYITRLFGGDRDVVVFRPSPSEEKSDSGPWHDILVPVKGDDEISRLMVDFASRLVGKGAISVSKIISNESGRRTAEKGLFDLVDGFSGRFETRVTNASNISREEFISKACREYDLMLLGASTDRPVASRIFSPPMVEQVINKVDIPVVIVHSESASR
- the trpB gene encoding tryptophan synthase subunit beta, yielding MTANSEGKFGDYGGQYVPEVLMPAIEELEEAYDEYLSDDDFLDDLNAKLRDYGGRPTPLYHAPELSERVGSKVYLKREDLLHGGAHKLNNALGQALLAKRMGKDRIIAETGAGQHGTATAMAAAALGIDCEIYMGAKDIERQKPNVFRMRLMGAEVNPVETGTGTLKDAINETLRDWATNVEDTHYVIGSIVGPHPFPAMVRDFQSVIGREIRQQSVEKEGRLPDSVVACAGGGSNTMGAFYDFIDDEEVDLYAVEAGGSSLEVNEERAPNSASLNIGEEGVLHGARTKILEDEDGQILESHSLSAGLDYSGVGPELAYLVDSGRVEPRTADDDEALEAFHLVSETEGIIPALESSHAVALLEKEDLGDFVVVNLSGRGDKDLDTVMEKSGVEV
- a CDS encoding TIGR00341 family protein, whose protein sequence is MRLIQVAVPEGKIDAVVETLEEADFEYTVTDETSGREYSNVVSFPVEEDGVEDALERLREAGVEREGYTVVTDTETVVSRKLEEKREEEEEEDGSESEEGEDENATDSRISREEMISTAREMTRSKSHYVLFTLLSSVVATAGLLTDSAAVVVGSMVIAPLIGPPIASSVGTVVRDDELFYDGVKLQLVGVVVAVASAAVFAAFARFVAVPHIDLRLLRQVNERVNPGILSLTVALGSGIAGALSLTSGMSTALVGVMIAAALIPPAATVGLGIAYFDYPMAVSAGLLVLVNVLSINLASLATFWAEGYRPKYWFEEEKAKSTTLRRMGVLLIVVLIMSSVLGATTGKERQNAEIEETVRMIGDEMDVEVLSVEVSYSSGVVYRDPEEIVVRVADGNRGIAEEMKSRLTERIGGNDIRLVVIHEDTESAV
- a CDS encoding indole-3-glycerol-phosphate synthase — encoded protein: MRDILEDARKRAKEAERRIDEVEPRSFEDAVEDANDDNRTPLIAEVKPTSPTTQGVKETDPVEAAREMVEGGASALSVLTEPEHFGGSLENLRRVRDAVEVPVLRKDFILDSSQLYEVETDMVLLIAAFLDDELGELVDEALSLGLQPLVEVHTHEELERALDTDAGLIGVNSRDLKQLEVDLSVSEDLLPEVPDDRIGIAESGIETREDVERMVEAGADALLVGTAIMQDDDVSATTRRLVGARETQA
- the crcB gene encoding fluoride efflux transporter CrcB → MTGEGHSYLKAVVLVGVGGFAGAGLRYAVSASLASPLGTLAVNVVGSFLLGVVMYESIHIGFVSRESRYVVSTGFLSSLTTYSTFGVETFTQPTVTYTVANFGANYVLGLTAVYLGRELILRTTRCDR
- the trpA gene encoding tryptophan synthase subunit alpha, which codes for MIEFPDEPALIPYFTAGDPSVESVPEIIEALEDGGADVIEVGLPFSEPVADGPTIQEAIARALENGMTPDVFFEKVSEAEVEVPLVVMTYYNIIFHRGVEEFVEDCAEVGIEGIIVPDLPVEESDELYEACRKNDVDLIFIIAPTTDDERIEGIMERVSGFVYVQARLGTTGAREDVSGTTYDVLERLEGYDVPKAVGFGVSKEEHARSIIEGGADGVVAGSVFVETAAENEEYAEAVEEKTRELKRGAVSGEER
- a CDS encoding MBL fold metallo-hydrolase, whose translation is MRLSCLGGAREVGRSAFLIDDLLVDYGMKTGNPPEFPLSRADPEEVVISHGHLDHVGALPTLMHDYPSVHQTPPTRNLSELLANDTLKIAQRSGSYRAPFSREDVSRLSEVSRLHGYGDREGFEAAGFDCDFHHAGHIPGSASVRIDDGETRLLYTGDINTTQTRLLEAASPPPPADALMIESTYFNYEHEDREKVEEEFVRSVRETLHQGGDVLIPVFAIGRTQEILMVLAENDIPCYVDGMGCDVTTILREHPDYVRDPEALKRAWNHARKVDPSKRDRVLGNGAAVVTTSGMLTGGPAMYYIKGLFDNPANKICLTGYQVEGTPGRRALDSSRAEIDGKILPISAQVELHDFSAHADGDGTKSSDFVSQREQSSRDGLKSYVEKAVENGVEEVLCVHGDEDDCVAFAEWVREDIGVEAHAPKLGEKVEIGKIR
- the crcB gene encoding fluoride efflux transporter CrcB, which translates into the protein MSSVQTALLVGIGGAMGAAARYSVSRVVSMREFPLSTLVVNAVGSFVLALVTFSDAGSQLTLLVGTGACGSFTTFSSFSFETFRLWETGEKPRSALNAAANLVLSLTAVWLGSILV